TTTAGCTCTTTGGTAGACAATTGACCTAAACATTCGATTGATGGGAGCACCGTCTGTTTCCGACTCGATAAAGTACTGATAGATTTTCGGGCGTAAATCTTCCATGATATAGCGGAAGGCACCAAGCAATGGAAAATTTCTTCTAAGGGTATGCTTTTTATCAAATACATCAAGCACACCAAGAAAAATGACAGGACCAACGACTGCGAAACTCCACCAGACCCAAGGCCAATAAAGTGATAGAGCGATAAGAGTAAGGGAGGTAATGATGGAGAGTCCAATGAATTGATATCTCATAAGTAGAGGTTATATAATGATTAATGTCAAATTAGTCAATTTATTCCCCTCATGCACAAGTTGCATGGAAATTATGAATATTAGAGGTAATTTCAAAATTGATGCAACCCTAAAAGATTTATGTGGTCTTTTGTACAGAATTTCGATAATCGTTGGAAATAGGAAATAAGGACATTCATTATCATTTGGTCGAAGCGGCAAAACGCAGCGATCAGGCCGCTCAATTTGAGCTTTACAATTTGTATGTAAAGGCGATGTTGAACGTGAGCTATCGTATAGTGAATGATCGTGATGAGGCTGAGGACGTGATTCAGGAGGCGTTTGTAAATGTGTTTAAAAACATTAACAAATACCGCGGTGAATCCACTTTTGGTGCTTGGGTAAAGAGGATTGTGGTCAATGCATCCATTAACGTACTCAAGAAACGAAAATTGGATTTAGTTGAAATGGATCAAGCCGGCGGAGAGATTGATGAGTCATTTGTAGAAGATGAGGAATCGTTGAGCTTGCCAGCTATTAAGTCAGCCATCATGCAATTGCCAGAAGGTTTTAGAGCAGTCTTGACTCTTTATTTATTGGAAGGCTATGATCATAAGGAAATAGGAACAGTATTGGGCATTACAGAATCGACTTCTAAATCGCAGTTCAATAGAGCCAAGAAAAAATTGAGAGAGATTTTAAAAGAAAGGTATCAATATGAAAGATAGATTAGAAAATTTCATCAAATCACACCGCGCGGATTTTGACGATTTGGAACCTAGAAGTGACACTTGGTCCAAGATTCAGAAAGAACTGCGTCAAGAAGACAAGAAGAAAGATTATATCTGGCTCTGGAAAGCCGCCGCAGTGGTTTTCTTGTGTATTTCAATTGGCCTCGCGGTTGAGCGTTCTATAAATACTGGTGTTGATGAAATAGCGGAGACGAATCAATCCCAGAAAAGTAGATCAGCGGAGTTGAAACAGGTAGAAGGCTACTATACACAGTTAATTTCTCAGAAACGATCGGAGATCAAAAGTGTAATTGATAAAAAAGGCTTGGTCGATGTCGAGTTGCTGAAGGACATGGAGCAATTGGATAATATGTATTCCAAGCTGAAAAAGGATTTGAAAAGAAATCAGAATGATGAAAGGCTGATCAACGCCATGATTCAAAATCTACAATTGAGAGTCGAAATTCTAAACAAACAATTGAGGATTTTAGAACGGATAAGTAAACATGAGGAAGATGAAAAAATTAGCGTTTAGCTTAATCACCTGCATAGCCCTAATTGGGTTTATGACAGGCACTATAGAAGGCAAGGATAAAGGACTAGATTACGAGAAAAGTCGTAAAATATCAAAGAGTTATGAGGTCAATTCAAATGTTCGATTATCTATCGAAAACACTTTTGGTCGTGTTCATATCAACACTTGGGATCAGAATAAGATGACCGTGGATATTGAGATCATTGCCAGAATGAATAATGAAAGCAGGGCTCAAGATTTATTGGACAGAATTAAGGTTGATATTGAGGAAAGTAATTCAGAGATTTCCTTTGAAACACGATTAGGCAACTTGAAAAATCGTGACCGAGAGGAATTTGAAATCAACTATAAAGTGAATATGCCAAAAAAGAACCCATTGAGACTGAAAAATAGTTTTGGCAGTAATTTCATAGCTGATTTAACAGGACAAAGCAATATCGATATATCCTATGGAGACTTTAGGATAGAAAAACTTTTTGGATTGACTAACATTAAAATTTCCTTCAGCGATGGGGCTATTCAACTAGTTAAAGAAGGCGAAATCGAAGTGAAATATTCTGACATGGAAATTAATGAACTGGGTGTTGTGAAAATGGAACAGGGCTTTTCAGATGTCGAAATTGAAAAGATCGGAACTATTGACTTAAGCAGTAAATATGGAGACGTCGAGATCGGAACGGTTCAGGGCATCAAAGGATATGTGGGCTATTCAGAGTTTTCGATTGATCGATTAGAAGTGGAATTGGATATGGAAGCTCAATATAGTGGCGGCTTTACCATCAACGAGGTGGCCAAAGATTTTACCAAAATCCTAATCGACGGTAAATTTGGTGATTATCGAATTTCCTTTGAGGAGGTTGCTAATTTTACATTTGAGACAGAGTTAAGCTTTAGTGATTTTAGTTATTCAGGGTTGCCTTTAGATTTTGACCAAAAAATTAAAAAAGACTTTAGTGCGTATTACAAAGGAAAAATGGGAAGTGGAAAAGGTGGTTATGTAAATATCGATACCAGCTACGGCGACATTCGCTTTAGATAAGTAGATACAACTCAAAAGCTCAATCTGCGTATGAGGGTTCTTATGCACAGATTGAGTTTTTTTATTATTTTTCTAATATTCTATTCGTTTCTCGACTACTACGTTTTTCAAGCCGTCAAAGTAGTTGTGAGCAATTTTTCCAATACGGGAAAATTATTAATCTATTCCCTTTATTGGTCGTTGACCATATTCTCCTTCGCGGCACTGGTGGTCTTTGGTAGCGTAGATCCTACGAAATATCACAACCTAAGAACCTTTCTAGCCACAGCGGTTTTTATGAACATTCTTGGGAAGCTTACTGCAGGCTTATTTGTATTTGCTGACGATATTGTGAGATTAGGAAAATATGCCTATCAGGGGTTGTTCCAAAATGGAGTTCCTAACCCTTCAACCGAAAACGGTATATCTCGTTCGGAATTTTTATCCAAGTCAGCCTTGGTGGCAGGAGCTCTACCAGTAGCAGCCATGAGCTACGGTATTTTGTCGGGGGCGTACGACTATAGAGTGAGACGGCGAACCATTACGCTTCCAAATCTACCCAAAGCATTCGATGGCATTAGAATTGCTCAGTTGTCCGACATCCATAGTGGAAGTTTTTATAATAAAACAGCCGTAAAAGGAGGAATTGATTTATTGAACGCGGAGAAGCCTGATCTCTTTTTATTTACAGGCGATTTGGTCAACAACGAATCGAAAGAAGTAAAAGATTACCTCGATATATTTTCCAAAGTAAAGGCAAGTGCGGGTAAGTATTCCATTTTAGGGAATCATGATTATGGTGACTATAAGGCTTGGGGATCGCAGCAGGCGAAGAAGAAGAACCTTGAGGAATTAGTGCAGTCTCATAAAGAGATGGGTTGGGATATATTGCTCAACGAATACCGATATGTAGAGGTGGATGGAGAAAGGTTAGCCATCATGGGTGTGGAAAACTGGGGAGCCAGAGGATTTGCCAAATATGGCGATCTAAATGAGACTGCAAAACATGTTGAGGCTGACACTAAAATATTATTATCTCACGATCCAAGTCATTGGGATGCTCAGATCCGACCAGACCATAGTGATATTGACCTTACACTTTCAGGGCATACACATGGATTTCAGTTTGGAATAGAAATAGGCAACTTCCGTTGGAGTCCCTCTCAATATTTGTATAAGCAGTGGGCTGATTTGTATACAGAAGGAAACCAACATCTGTATGTCAACAGAGGTTTTGGTTTTTTGGGTTACCCAGGGAGGGTTGGGATATTACCTGAGATAACTATATTGGAGTTGAAAAGAGCCTAGAAGATGGTTAAGGGCTTGTAGCAACTTAGCTGTTATGTAATCGAATGCTGCTTAGCATGAGAGTTGAGAATTGATCATTATTAAGAGCCCTTTGATTTTTGGTTGATAGATTTTAGGGATATTAAGCGAGTATTCATAAAAGAGGCTTCGGCCTCTTTTTTACTTTTGATACAGTACCTCACCATTGACAATGGTATACTCTACTTCAGTAGTAAGGATTTCCTTAGCATCGATTTTCATAATATCCTTTGAGAGTACAGTGAAATCTGCCAATTTTCCAATTTCAATTGTTCCTTTTATATCTTCTTCAAAGGCACCATAAGCATTGTTAATGGTGTAAGCCTGCAAGGCTTGTTTTCTATTCATTCGTTGATCGGGCTCATAGCCATTGTCTGGCTTGCCTTTTAGCGTTTGTCGTGTCACAGAGGCATAGAAACTCGCTAATGGATTGACTGGTTCTACAGGGGCATCCGTGCCATTCATGACATTAGCTCCTGTTGAGATCAGTTCCTGCCACATATAGGCACTCTCTACTATTCGTTTCTCTCCTAGTCGATCAATCGCCCATGGACGATCTGAACTCATGTGTATGGCTTGCATAGATGGGATTACACCTAATTGACCAAATCTTGGAATGTCATCTCCAGCAATATGTTGCGCATGCTCTATTCTGAATCTTGGGTTGGCTTGAGTTGAGTCAGATTTTAATACAATTTCGTACATGTCAAGTACTTCGCGATTTGCTCGATCACCAATGCAGTGCGTACAAATTTGGAAACCGTTTTTTGTGCCTTGTTCTGTCACTCGCATGATATAGTCGGCAGGGGTCAATCTCAGACCTTGTATTCCAGGTGCATCTTCATAGTCCTCAAGCAATAGTGCGCCTCGAGAACCGAGTGCTCCGTCGGCATATAGTTTGATAGCACGGATCGTTAGGAAGTTATTCCCCAAACCAATACGTGGACCAGATGCATACCAGTTATTCAACAGTTCTTCATCTAGACCATCAAGCATTACATAGAGCCTGATTTTCAACAACCTATTGTTTAGAAAGGATTCATAAAGG
The sequence above is drawn from the Reichenbachiella sp. genome and encodes:
- a CDS encoding RNA polymerase sigma factor; protein product: MEIGNKDIHYHLVEAAKRSDQAAQFELYNLYVKAMLNVSYRIVNDRDEAEDVIQEAFVNVFKNINKYRGESTFGAWVKRIVVNASINVLKKRKLDLVEMDQAGGEIDESFVEDEESLSLPAIKSAIMQLPEGFRAVLTLYLLEGYDHKEIGTVLGITESTSKSQFNRAKKKLREILKERYQYER
- a CDS encoding metallophosphoesterase translates to MSNFSNTGKLLIYSLYWSLTIFSFAALVVFGSVDPTKYHNLRTFLATAVFMNILGKLTAGLFVFADDIVRLGKYAYQGLFQNGVPNPSTENGISRSEFLSKSALVAGALPVAAMSYGILSGAYDYRVRRRTITLPNLPKAFDGIRIAQLSDIHSGSFYNKTAVKGGIDLLNAEKPDLFLFTGDLVNNESKEVKDYLDIFSKVKASAGKYSILGNHDYGDYKAWGSQQAKKKNLEELVQSHKEMGWDILLNEYRYVEVDGERLAIMGVENWGARGFAKYGDLNETAKHVEADTKILLSHDPSHWDAQIRPDHSDIDLTLSGHTHGFQFGIEIGNFRWSPSQYLYKQWADLYTEGNQHLYVNRGFGFLGYPGRVGILPEITILELKRA
- a CDS encoding amidohydrolase; the protein is MRSTYFLLALVAICLQFSCADKHPKADLVLFNGNIYTLNETEPKAEALAVTDGKIVYVGNNVNANQWVADTTQIIDLEGKTLTPGFIEGHGHLMGIGENLINLNLLKTKSYDEIIEMVKAKVDEAEDGEWILGRGWHQDKWFVLPENMIDGFPSHNKLSEISPNNPVVLSHASGHMVLANEKAMELAGINQDTPDPEGGTIFKDLGGNPTGILNETAELLLEGVIPEDSDERRIQILNMAIEECLKNGITSFHDAGTKQKTIDLYESFLNNRLLKIRLYVMLDGLDEELLNNWYASGPRIGLGNNFLTIRAIKLYADGALGSRGALLLEDYEDAPGIQGLRLTPADYIMRVTEQGTKNGFQICTHCIGDRANREVLDMYEIVLKSDSTQANPRFRIEHAQHIAGDDIPRFGQLGVIPSMQAIHMSSDRPWAIDRLGEKRIVESAYMWQELISTGANVMNGTDAPVEPVNPLASFYASVTRQTLKGKPDNGYEPDQRMNRKQALQAYTINNAYGAFEEDIKGTIEIGKLADFTVLSKDIMKIDAKEILTTEVEYTIVNGEVLYQK